A single Strix aluco isolate bStrAlu1 chromosome 20, bStrAlu1.hap1, whole genome shotgun sequence DNA region contains:
- the GPSM1 gene encoding G-protein-signaling modulator 1 isoform X4, with protein MDDQRCPLEECPSEAAEAAATPVPALEERISQSSLMASPQTEEFFDLIASSQSRRLDDQRANVGNLPGLRITHNNLGHLRVEGDAQEPGDEFFNMLMKCQSSRIDDQRCAPPDSIPRGPTMPDEDFFSLIQRVQAKRMDEQRVDLASAQEEAAEEQQRPGSS; from the exons ATGGATGATCAGCGCTGCCCGTTGGAAGAATGCCCATCGgaggctgcagaggcagctgccaCACCGGTCCCTGCCCTGGAAGAACGGATAT CACAATCCTCCCTAATGGCGTCTCCGCAGACGGAGGAGTTCTTCGATCTCatcgccagctcccagagccgACGGCTGGATGACCAGCGTGCCAACGTGGGCAACCTGCCCGGCCTGCGGATAACACACAACAACCTGGGGCACCTGCGTGTGGAGGGGGATGCCCAGGAGCCCGGGGATGAGTTCTTCAACATGCTCATGAAGTGTCAG TCCTCCAGGATCGATGACCAGCGCTGTGCCCCCCCAGACTCCATCCCCCGCGGTCCCACCATGCCAGATGAAGATTTCTTCAGCCTCATCCAGCGCGTCCAGGCCAAACGCATGGATGAGCAGCGGGTGGATTTGGCCTCAGcccaggaggaggcagcagaggagcagcagaggccTGGTTCCAGCTAA